The Rosa rugosa chromosome 1, drRosRugo1.1, whole genome shotgun sequence genomic sequence AGATGAGTCTGTTAGCATCTTAAATGGACCAGCAGAACAAATTGACCTAAAGATTTCAAATACGATCATATCAACGATCAAACTTAGTGGGTTTCTACCCTTTTTAATGTCCTCTTTTGCTCCTCATTCTCACTCAACTGGTTTTAATAAAGAGATTTTGCAAAATTCATATAATCAGTGTTATAAAAATCCCTCTAGGCAGTCACCTAGATCCGCCGGTGCTAGTAGAAGATGGTTAGCTGCCTCAACTAGTTTAGATAGCGCCTAGACATGTCGGACTTaagaaaaatgttaattttttttaaaatattttttttatagatcAAATACTTCAAAACTAACTTTTGATTTGTAAGTATTTATTATATACTTAATTTTTTTCCATGTTTTCAATCAATTATTATTGACtatgattttttgttttaattaaatacttatttatattgttatataataaaataaaaataaaaagtatctCCCTAGGCTCCTGTATAATCTCCGCCTTAGTGATTAGGCATTAGGCCCATCCCCACCACTCATCTATCGCATAGtgatttttagaacattgataTTAATTTCCAAATCTAGAAGAGTCAATGATCATGCCCATATGACATGATGTGATATTGGAATTGTCCAATTGCCGACCACAGAGAAAATTTCTGCATATGCCAAACAAAGTTGACATTATGAAGATAGAAGAAAATTAGGTAGTGACACGAACCAAAATCCACATAAAAATTTGATTGAAACTTGAGTCTCTCTATTCAGTCAAGTGGTTTCCTTTTGATGTTTCCTTTGGATGGAAGAAAATCCCGAAATTCTTTTACCTTCTTTCATGCCTTCTCCTTCGGTAAGACCGTAAGCAATTTCCAGTCACTATCCGTGTCCTCCATTTCTACCCACCATTTGGAACAAGAAAGACAGAAAAGTAGAAGTCAAGGTTCTTGGATGCTACTGACAAAACTCGCTTAATCAATCTTTTGAGGACCCCAACTTGAAGCAGTTAGAGAGTTCTACTTCCTCGTACTATAATTATGAACACACCGAAAAATTAGAGTGGAAAAAGTTGGATAGACGTCCAATAATAAGTGAATTATAACGTACTACCTCCTCATTCactaagaaagaaaataaactgACCCTGCATGTGTTTTCAACTCGCAGACCTAATATTTATGGATAAAGAAAATCACAGTCGGTACTCCTTGGAGTTATGTACCAAATTGACTTTTGTCATTCACTCATTTTCCTGTGTGATAAATCATATACCACTACTCTATGTATATAGTATGCAGAAACGTTTAAGGGTAACTTGCCTCAGGACTTGATCACAATATTTATAGCCTCCAATTCCTTCTTAATTAGTCTTTCAAACTCAACAGATATCACTCCTAACTTGTGCAATTTCATTATCTCATAATGATTCACTATGGACTATCTTAACACGCAAATAACATCCAGATAAACATGCTAGCTAAGATATGCTAAATTCATGACACTAAAGTTTCAAAGTCATTATATCCTAGCCTCGAACGTTACATCAGTGTTTATTAATGTGATTTATCATCTGATATAGCTAATTGCTTACAGGGCTTTGCATGAGAAAGAGGAGAAAGGTGACCAGCGCATTTCACGGGCAAAGTTCTTCCTAATTGCTCTAGTTTGCAGTTTTACATGGTATGCTTTCCCAGGGTATCTCTTCACCACCCTCACAAGCATATCATGGGTTTGTTGGATATTCTCCAAGTCGGTTACAGCCCAGCAGATTGGCTCAGGCATGAGAGGCCTTGGAGTTGGAGCAATTACGCTTGACTGGACTGCAGTGGCATCCTTCTTGTTCAGCCCCCTCATCTGCCCCTTCTTTGCCATTGCTAATGTTTTCGTTGGCTATGCATTGATAATCTACATTGTAATCCCTATAGCATACTGGGGATTGGACTCGTACGATGCACAGAAGTTTCCCATCTTTTCCTCGCACTTGTTTACTGCAGCAGGTCAACGCTACGACATTCCAGCTATTGTCAATGACAAGTTTCAGTTAGATATAGCAAAGTATGAGGAGCAGGGAcgaattcacttaagcacgttTTTTGCTCTCACTTATGGCTTTGGTTTTGCCACAATCGCTTCCACCCTCACACATGTAGGGTTATTCTATGGAAGGTAATATAAATGGTTCTTAGAAAATATTATACTGACTTACATAGGTCTTAGTGTTCTGAAAAGATTATACTGACATACCATGTATGATGTAAAACTCAATCGCAGAGAGATCATGGATCGCTATCGTGCTTCTTACCAAGGAAAGGATGACATCCATACTAGATTGATGAGAAAATACAAGGACATACCTTCCTGGTGGTTTTACGTGTTGCTCTCCGTTACAATTGCAGTTTCCCTTGTACTTTGCATCTTCTTGAATGATCAGGTTCAGATGCCATGGTGGGGACTTCTATTTGCTAGTGCCTTAGCCTTTACATTCACCCTTCCTATCAGCATCATAACAGCAACAACAAACCAGGTGAGATACATAGTTCCTCTTTTGTTTTAGTTTGCAGCAAAACATATCAGTGTTGAATATTTCAACTTATCCTTACAAGTAGTCAAGTGGCTTTTGCTATACCAGATTTCTCAATCACGAATGTTTTTATCCCTGATCAATGTACAGACACCAGGACTAAACATAATAACAGAGTACATCATGGGACTCATATTACCAGGAAGACCAATAGCCAATGTATGCTTCAAAACTTACGGCTACATGAGCATGGCTCAAGCAGTCTCCTTCCTACAAGATTTCAAGCTTGGACATTACATGAAGATCCCTCCAAGATCAATGTTCTTAGTTCaggtatatatattaaatttgcATATTAACAACCTTCACTCCTGATCATTCTCTTATATGTTTCTCATTTGATGCATTTTGTGACATCTAGTTCATAGGAACAATTCTTGCGGGAACCGTAAACCTTGTGGTAGCAGAGTGGTTGCTGCACTCTATCAAGAACATATGCGTGGATGATCCTCATTCGGATAGTCCTTGGACGTGCCCAGGTGACCGAGTCTTCTTTGATGCGTCTGTGATATGGGGTTTGGCAGGACCACAACGTATATTTGGAAGCCTTGGAAACTATAGTGCCATGAACTGGTTCTTCCTCGGAGGTTTCATAGGACCAGTTATTGTTTGGCTACTACACAAGGCATTCCCAAAGCAAACTTGGATACGTCTCATAAATCTCCCAGTCCTTCTAGGAGCAACAGCTTATATGCCACCAGCTACAGCATTGAACTACAATTCCTGGATCGTAGTCGGAACCATCTTCAACTTTTTTGTCTTCCGTTACAGGAAGGAGTGGTGGCAGAGGTACAATTACGTTCTTTCAGCAGCATTAGATGCTGGGGTGGCTTTCATGGCAGTTTTAATATACCTTTCAGTAGGGGTTGAGAATACAAGTTTGACTTGGTGGGGAACAAACGGTGAACACTGTGACTTGGCAGCTTGTCCAACCGCCAAGGGCATAGTGGTCGACGGCTGTCCAGTGTTCTAATGCTCCATTGTCTGTCTACAGTTACATGTGATTTCCTTTTTCTATAGTTGCACAGTGCAGAATCATCAAATATTATAATGTCAACTGTATCTAATGAAGTGAAGGAGGTATTATGTGGGGAATGAGATCATAGATGATTCATTCACTTGCTATCAAATTGTTACCATATACAAAAAGATGTTACCTTTTTAACAAATCACCAACGATCAAATTGTATTGTTGCCTACCAGCCAAAATAGAACCGACTAGTTGGGTGGAAATCTTAAGCCCCATATCTCTTTCGAAAGGAGAAACACTTTGTGCCTGAAACCAGTATCCACAGTTTGCTTATAAGTGTCGAGATAATAAAATCCTACCAAGTACTTGCATTCAAAAGAAAATACTAGCATGTACAAACAAATTTCATGGCTCGCATAGGAAAATTCACATATTGGGTCAAGAAAATAGGAACCACTGATTCCAAAAGGAAACTTAcccaagaagaaagagaaggagaagaagaatggGGCAATGTTACTAAGATCAAGGTAGAATAATGTCTTAATATAAGTGGATTTCTcttttgaattcaataagaAAAGTAATAATATAAATTAAAGTCAACCCATTAAATTTGTTAATTTCttcatgattaaaattaatgtGTTGATTTTTACTAATTTTTGTGAAGAGATATTAAATAATAGCATATCATAtcagaaatgaaaaatttaaaTGTTGTGTcagcaagataaaaaaaaaaagtactgtAAATCTAATATGACAAATGAGTCATTGAACTACAATTAACAAGAAAATTTTGTTCGGATTACATCTAATATAAAAATTcctttaaatatatttatatagaATTTTGTAAACAGCTTAGGCGGGATGTTGGATATAAATTTGGACATGGATCCTCTCCTAACCTTATTTCTCTCCTAACCTACCTAAGCTTCTAACAAGATGAAGACACGTGGACAATTTCGCATCCAATGGTTGAAATCTTCTTGAAGTTCTAATTTTACAATATTACCCCTTCCAGATTTTTGTCCtactctctcctctccttcctCCTCCCTCGTCCCTCCTCCACCGCTTCCCCAATCCTTGCCTTCTACAGAACCACTGAGNNNNNNNNNNNNNNNNNNNNNNNNNNNNNNNNNNNNNNNNNNNNNNNNNNNNNNNNNNNNNNNNNNNNNNNNNNNNNNNNNNNNNNNNNNNNNNNNNNNNNNNNNNNNNNNNNNNNNNNNNNNNNNNNNNNNNNNNNNNNNNNNNNNNNNNNNNNNNNNNNNNNNNNNNNNNNNNNNNNNNNNNNNNNNNNNNNNNNNNNGcaactgtaataccccggaaaatccaaattaaattccgtggatttttagaaatgatttcacgatagtgggagcgagtacgaggctcggagaagttgtggaattagttcgaacgattttattttcgaaaacgaacgtttttagggggtcaacaaagttgactttttatacgttcaaaatttgggaaaacttccttcatgaaagttgtagagctcgtcgatacgagttcgtggacatgtggaacgcaatattcggagttcgtatgattaagttatgaattttgaaaattgggaatttctataaataggaaaattctgattttatttttcattcaaggacaaaaaattcctttttttgcgAATagtcccccccccctctctctctctctctctcgcgcaaagCCCTCCCCACgcttgccgacccgccgacccgacccgactccagcggcgccgtcgctcgtcctccggccacgacccggccctccccgaggttgcctcgagccgcccagccgctccctgccaccgccttgccccgccgctgccccagatggagatcgaagccccccccgaagctagaacccgacccgaccggaaaaccacttttccgcgttgcacgggccgatcctccccattttcgtgatctcctcctccccctgattatccccatgtaagcctttcatcacgattttgtgtatagaacgctagatcatggtttgactttttcgacgtccctgatttaatctgaatctgatcagacgcacgagattaatccaacttcaacgcttgatctaggacgatctaggccaaaccagacttagctccaggtatggaagtcgatcaccctttcattttgaaccagtttgtagttggtcactttgccatctgaggtggttgaccggcgttgaccgccgcgttgaccgcccactgaccaccgcttgtggcggcgcatcagaccatatttcgagttttcattatctaggcgatgatctatgcatccatacgagcgttttgatatataacatggtcatgttagaaaaagttgataaatagtggattttcgttttgacgttactatttaacgtttttacgtttatcttcggtttacgatctgtgaagatctgaccatcggttttgcttcaattttggatatgttgatcgtatgactgtcccggtgactttgtgaggtcacgggcgaagatccgaccgttggatcttcgtataattgagaaatagtgattcggaaggcgattcgtgagaatctgaccgtcggattttcatataattttgtggagatgttagtaaaggcaattcaggaagatctgaccgttggatcttcgtgataattttggaggatgatcctaaaggcgatccgtgaggatccgaccgttggatcatcattaaattcagatccgaccgttggatcatcgtttaatttgaatctgagcgttggatcgtcgtttaattacatatttgagttgttggctaagtcaagatcattattggactaggtgattgacggtttgagttggtggacgattgtggatcgtattttgagctgaattgaagacgcagcgggattatcgaggtgagtaaacctcacgtggttcatattacgaacccaatacaattaattgctttattttgttgcaatcatatgaactattgttggtgttactagacattcctgtgtgaatgtctgtatatatattattacgtgaaataatatgtattgttggagttgtgttgagttattgttgagaaacaatatattgtgagagatattgagtttattgttgagaaacaatatattgtgagaggtgttgagttttattgttgaggaacaataaattgttgtgatctgtggagatcactaggtcacgaggtgaccatggcatctattagtgaatcacgctctcgtaccgggctggtggttattaatagtattaaatcgtaatcacgtctgtggccggacgagtggttacgttcagttagagctctagtctgtctgccaaatgtggagtgaacttatgagtgaaattgagagtaactcataagtgtcaatatatatatggtaaccttatgagggaaattgagagtaactcataagggtctatatatatatatgagtctgtctaccaaatgttgggaaatcttatgagctaaattgagagtaactcataagtgtctacatatatatatgagagtgagtgatcttatgagctaaattgagagtaactcataagtgtctatatatatatatatgagagtgagaaagtaacgtgggtttgtggtagtcttgaaatctaataaatcaacagttctttcttgtttactcatactggctgtaaaaagcttaccgggttttgtgttgttgcaactcccggtacactattcaaattgtgtagcgggtaatcctacaggacaggagaaccaggacggtgatcgcgcggttagagcaattgttagagttttacaacaattgtaagttgtgaggtgtgttatgctcatttgagctttataatatattgtgagagtgaattgtaataatgaactcgaagtttcgagatttggattttgtaattgtaattattcaggtttcggatttgaatttatcattcaaaatccggggcgtgacagtttggtatcagagcgtaaggtgcatatttggtgatgtgtcaataccttccgagtgatggcccgtctgcagcggatccccatcgtgtgctcttcggtattggctaagtcattgggtatgcgtgagtgttgggagttgtttaggccgctaggtcgtttagggaacgtgaataccttccctatagtattgacttggttaatatgaatttgtatttgacttatactgtgttttaagtgttatacatgtcttagccaagcatactatactccttaggtgatggagattcgaaggggttgtacttagaaccttacagttgtcttgtaggttcgtattggaataagttcagtggccgcgagttacaatccttgaggaataggaacctcttgattcaactctgttaagtcaacgaggattgttttatggaaatgaggttcttttgattgttgaagtgtttggttgaaggcatggtctggacctatgctcgtctgtaatgtggatacgagtattaatcgatggtaattttgcctttttaagttggatatactaatgttcttgaatagattcttgactcatgtggagttgtgagtagtgttgcggttagggaaggaattattgcggttacttcttccttgtgcttgtaagttgttaagcagggtttaaggtgcgagacaagaattttattttgtgctcgatggttagagatgagagaccattgttttgggttgtcgttgagtactataattccttcagaatcaagattgttggtagaattggaattagtagtagttttggtgattctgaatttgaattgagttcgcgagatgtgtcttatatacgtggttgatgttacttgcatcattttggaacgatacgttacgattcataaggaaaactggatttgaaatttattcatttgaacaccatgggttgatgacctgaccgtgacttgtgaatatagttttgttcaagtgaatgaaattgaattttgtggcctttgtgtggtgaactagttttcttaagttttggatcgtagtatggagatgggctgcagtgaatttgaagttgttgtgtgttttaagtttaagtaggcgggacacttaaagttttgcaatggagttgattttggtgtaattaattgggagagttagaatcagttcttgtgaatgatgttggatgagagtgtgtgcctttggtgattgattttaggtgttatagttaaacgcaatttcggatattgattttagtgattttgttaggtatccatagtggttcaagtgaattactatgtgatatggagtttgatttgatttctgaatcgctaaatgttagggattgaattgtggtgagtttttgttgaagcaattgatagatggaattatcgagattctataagagttgtaagagtaactctaaaaacgtgggtttttcct encodes the following:
- the LOC133726122 gene encoding oligopeptide transporter 4-like, translating into MGTVMELEAPKPKIEDDDDVSPVEQVRLTVTNDDDPTLPIWTFRMWFLGLLSCALLSFLNQFFSYRTEPLIITQITVQVATLPIGHFMARILPTTKFRIPGLSSEVSLNPGPFNIKEHVLITIFANAGSAFGSGTPYAVGIVNIIKKFYIRKITFLASWLLIITTQVLGYGWAGLLRKYVVEPAHMWWPSTLVQVSLFRALHEKEEKGDQRISRAKFFLIALVCSFTWYAFPGYLFTTLTSISWVCWIFSKSVTAQQIGSGMRGLGVGAITLDWTAVASFLFSPLICPFFAIANVFVGYALIIYIVIPIAYWGLDSYDAQKFPIFSSHLFTAAGQRYDIPAIVNDKFQLDIAKYEEQGRIHLSTFFALTYGFGFATIASTLTHVGLFYGREIMDRYRASYQGKDDIHTRLMRKYKDIPSWWFYVLLSVTIAVSLVLCIFLNDQVQMPWWGLLFASALAFTFTLPISIITATTNQTPGLNIITEYIMGLILPGRPIANVCFKTYGYMSMAQAVSFLQDFKLGHYMKIPPRSMFLVQFIGTILAGTVNLVVAEWLLHSIKNICVDDPHSDSPWTCPGDRVFFDASVIWGLAGPQRIFGSLGNYSAMNWFFLGGFIGPVIVWLLHKAFPKQTWIRLINLPVLLGATAYMPPATALNYNSWIVVGTIFNFFVFRYRKEWWQRYNYVLSAALDAGVAFMAVLIYLSVGVENTSLTWWGTNGEHCDLAACPTAKGIVVDGCPVF